A portion of the Andreesenia angusta genome contains these proteins:
- a CDS encoding DUF4097 family beta strand repeat-containing protein codes for MNTKKVGKITLALTLIFLGVVLLFRTRIDVLEILEVYIPAALIVLGLEILVSKAYYEKKGYQVKADIGSIVLTVMIALVVGGVLFTFRIFEGNMMNIDMPNLNIINEARYRYGREVDGSIESEVGSKLKLDTAYSDVEVLRADGETVKIEGRVNYRYNDEGSSNLKLEDFVSVRKNGDTLEISYNKREIEKLQEIGIEDISYRVYVPEGVEAISTDVSYSSLSLRDLKLKSSETKANYGELYISNLDGDYSVSGNYTDISIDGVQGNVEANSNYGDMEVKNVSGKIVSKVTYSDLDIYNSKATQAGLKVDGSYSDISIDLPSSQTGKFDVKVKFGELDMGKFKGVPGLNISGERAEGRVGNTEIPIEVNMEMGDINFE; via the coding sequence TTGAATACTAAGAAAGTTGGAAAGATAACTCTGGCACTTACACTTATATTTCTAGGGGTGGTGCTGCTATTTAGGACAAGAATAGATGTGCTTGAGATACTGGAGGTCTATATACCGGCTGCCCTTATAGTGCTTGGGCTTGAGATACTGGTGTCTAAAGCTTACTACGAGAAGAAGGGTTATCAAGTGAAGGCTGACATAGGGAGCATAGTCTTGACTGTGATGATAGCGCTTGTAGTCGGAGGAGTCCTCTTTACGTTCAGGATATTTGAAGGCAATATGATGAACATAGATATGCCCAATTTAAACATAATAAACGAAGCCAGGTACAGATACGGAAGAGAAGTAGACGGAAGCATAGAGTCGGAAGTGGGAAGCAAGCTGAAACTGGACACTGCATACTCTGACGTGGAAGTGCTAAGAGCTGACGGAGAAACGGTTAAGATAGAGGGCAGAGTTAACTACAGATACAACGACGAAGGAAGCTCAAACCTGAAGCTTGAGGACTTTGTATCTGTCAGAAAAAATGGAGATACACTCGAGATATCTTACAACAAGAGGGAAATAGAGAAGCTCCAAGAAATAGGGATAGAGGATATAAGCTACAGAGTCTACGTTCCGGAAGGAGTGGAAGCTATTTCTACAGATGTTTCTTACTCGAGCCTCAGCTTGCGAGACTTGAAGCTCAAAAGCTCCGAGACAAAGGCTAACTACGGAGAACTGTATATTTCAAACTTAGACGGAGACTACAGTGTGAGCGGAAACTACACAGATATAAGCATAGACGGAGTTCAGGGAAATGTAGAGGCCAATTCCAACTACGGGGATATGGAAGTCAAAAATGTAAGCGGCAAGATAGTTTCAAAGGTCACATACTCTGACCTTGATATATACAACTCCAAGGCGACGCAAGCTGGATTAAAGGTAGATGGAAGCTACTCGGATATATCCATAGACCTACCTTCAAGCCAGACAGGGAAATTCGATGTAAAAGTCAAATTTGGCGAACTGGATATGGGCAAGTTCAAGGGAGTTCCTGGACTGAACATATCCGGAGAAAGAGCAGAAGGAAGAGTTGGAAACACGGAGATACCTATAGAGGTGAATATGGAGATGGGCGATATAAATTTTGAATAG
- a CDS encoding DUF3656 domain-containing U32 family peptidase, with amino-acid sequence MVNKVELLAPAGSMDALKAAVENGADAVYLGGRCFNARQYASNFGEEELEEAVRYAHKRGVRIYVTMNISLKQEELKDVDDYLKSLYEMGIDAIIVQDLGLLKLVKERYPDFPVHASTQMTVHNSYGVANLKSAGCSRVVLARELSYNEISEIAEKTDLELEVFVHGALCVSYSGQCLMSSMIGGRSGNRGTCAQTCRMPFSIERSRDGKHLEASGEYLLSPKDLNTLEDIGRLIDIGVKSFKIEGRMKKPEYVAIVVSKYRKAIDSYIAGNGETASAEDNHELAQMFNRGFTKGLLGGDFGESFISIEKPSNRGIYLGEALSVQGRNVTVKLETDVALQDGLGIDNGSGESKSATVDRIYMKRKAIESASKGEIVALDLYAKVSSGDKLYKIYDKKLADRAKETFQDIEQEKLGLDLELEIAIGERPVLKTVYGGELVTVEADRLAELGVKSSLTKEKVTEQIGKFGNSDYEMKSLELSLQDGSFLPLSVLNELRRKLSEELDSRRIKLENRQRDAVNPFDGYEFKEHSYSGTKLSAKLGKLSQAKYLDCEKLSRVYLPIEEGTESVAKELKSEGVEVYVYTDRIVRDSEFKSLKQNLSKLGESIDGVMCGNIGALEFVSSEMPGMGLCTDLGLNVFNSESAKYLERFGASGVTISPELNFKEIEELTESYGFEYEAIVYGYLPLMTMVHCPMSLVKKCGSNRDCERCEFKSGYELSDRKNMKFKIQRVKDITTIYNGQRLFIPEHIGKLESAEISYARLDFTDEREEISEILDIYHSALEGVADRQSVERYKEELGDKAAFTKGHYFRGTI; translated from the coding sequence ATGGTAAATAAAGTGGAGTTACTGGCACCGGCGGGAAGTATGGATGCGCTTAAGGCCGCAGTTGAAAACGGTGCAGATGCCGTGTATTTGGGAGGAAGATGCTTCAATGCAAGACAGTACGCTTCCAATTTTGGTGAAGAAGAGCTTGAGGAGGCAGTCAGGTACGCCCATAAGAGAGGTGTCAGAATCTACGTAACCATGAACATATCTCTAAAGCAGGAAGAGCTTAAAGACGTGGACGACTATTTAAAGTCCCTCTACGAAATGGGGATAGATGCAATTATAGTCCAGGATCTGGGGCTTTTGAAGCTTGTGAAAGAGAGATACCCGGACTTTCCGGTGCATGCAAGCACCCAGATGACTGTGCACAACAGCTACGGCGTGGCCAATCTTAAAAGTGCTGGATGCTCTAGAGTAGTTCTGGCAAGAGAGCTCTCTTATAACGAGATATCGGAGATAGCGGAGAAGACCGACTTGGAGCTAGAGGTATTTGTGCACGGTGCGCTATGCGTATCCTACTCAGGACAGTGCCTTATGAGCAGCATGATAGGGGGCAGAAGCGGGAACAGGGGTACTTGCGCCCAGACTTGCAGGATGCCTTTTTCAATTGAGAGAAGCCGGGATGGAAAGCATCTAGAGGCGAGCGGAGAATATCTGCTGAGCCCCAAGGATTTGAATACGCTAGAAGACATAGGCAGGCTTATAGATATTGGAGTAAAGTCGTTTAAAATCGAAGGCAGGATGAAAAAGCCGGAGTATGTGGCGATAGTTGTATCCAAGTACAGAAAGGCGATAGACTCATATATAGCTGGAAACGGCGAGACTGCAAGTGCAGAGGACAATCATGAACTGGCCCAGATGTTCAACAGGGGATTTACAAAAGGGCTTCTAGGAGGAGACTTCGGAGAGAGTTTCATATCGATAGAGAAGCCCAGCAACAGAGGGATTTACCTTGGGGAGGCGCTGTCGGTGCAGGGGCGGAATGTCACTGTAAAGCTTGAGACAGACGTGGCCCTTCAGGATGGACTTGGCATAGACAACGGATCAGGAGAGAGCAAGTCCGCAACTGTGGACAGGATATACATGAAGAGAAAGGCCATAGAGAGCGCGTCAAAGGGCGAGATTGTGGCGCTAGACCTCTATGCAAAGGTGTCGTCTGGAGACAAGCTCTACAAGATATACGACAAGAAGCTCGCAGACAGGGCCAAGGAGACTTTCCAGGATATAGAGCAGGAGAAGCTGGGGCTGGACCTGGAGCTTGAAATAGCCATAGGAGAAAGACCAGTGCTAAAGACTGTATACGGTGGAGAGCTAGTGACTGTAGAAGCTGACAGATTGGCAGAGCTAGGTGTGAAGAGCAGCCTTACAAAAGAGAAGGTCACAGAGCAGATAGGGAAGTTCGGAAACAGCGACTACGAGATGAAGAGCTTAGAGCTTTCGCTCCAAGATGGCTCTTTCCTTCCGCTGAGCGTGCTAAACGAGCTCAGAAGAAAGCTTTCAGAGGAGCTGGACAGCAGAAGAATCAAGCTTGAGAATAGGCAAAGGGATGCTGTAAATCCTTTTGACGGATACGAATTCAAAGAACACAGCTACTCTGGCACAAAGCTGTCTGCAAAGCTTGGAAAGCTGTCTCAGGCCAAGTATCTTGACTGCGAAAAGCTCTCGAGGGTTTACTTACCCATAGAGGAAGGCACGGAGTCGGTGGCCAAAGAGCTGAAGTCGGAAGGCGTGGAGGTCTATGTCTACACGGACAGAATAGTCAGAGATTCGGAATTTAAATCTCTTAAACAGAATTTATCGAAGCTAGGTGAAAGTATAGATGGCGTTATGTGCGGAAACATAGGCGCTCTTGAGTTTGTAAGCTCTGAAATGCCTGGCATGGGACTCTGCACCGACCTTGGGCTTAACGTGTTCAACTCCGAGTCTGCAAAGTACCTTGAGCGCTTCGGGGCTTCTGGCGTGACGATATCTCCAGAGCTCAACTTCAAGGAGATAGAAGAGCTCACAGAGAGCTACGGGTTTGAGTACGAGGCCATAGTCTACGGCTATCTTCCGCTTATGACCATGGTGCACTGCCCTATGTCGCTTGTGAAGAAATGCGGAAGCAACAGGGACTGCGAGAGATGCGAGTTCAAATCAGGCTATGAGCTTTCGGACAGAAAAAACATGAAGTTCAAGATTCAGAGAGTGAAAGACATAACCACAATATACAACGGACAGAGGCTCTTCATACCGGAGCATATAGGAAAGCTCGAAAGTGCAGAGATAAGCTATGCAAGGCTTGACTTTACAGACGAGAGAGAAGAAATCTCGGAGATACTGGATATCTACCACAGCGCATTGGAAGGCGTGGCTGACAGACAGAGTGTAGAGAGGTACAAGGAGGAGCTAGGGGACAAGGCCGCATTCACAAAAGGCCATTACTTTAGAGGAACGATTTAG
- the argS gene encoding arginine--tRNA ligase, which yields MIDFKKAIVEMISEKVEGVEPSDIESSIEVPPNYDLGDYALPCFRFAKAMRKSPNIIAEELAKELGESDYFGKVENVGGYINFFVNRELLAETVLKEVHDKKDSFGKSEMGSGKNIVIDYSSPNIAKSFHVGHLRSTVIGNSLYRIYKHLGYNAIGINHLGDWGTQFGKMICAYKKWGDDEAIKKEPIKALQALYVKFHDECEKTPELEDEGRAWFKKLEDGDEEAKRIWKWFVDMSLEEFERIYKLLDVKFDYYTGESFYEDKMEAAIELMKEKGVAKESEGALVVDLEEYNMPPCLIVKSDGTTIYATRDITAALYRKETFDFEKAIYITDYAQNLHFQQWFKVIELMGYEWADKLIHTPFGRVSTEEGKLQTRKGNVILLDELLSKSIEKVRELITEKNPELENQEETARQIGIGAVIFNDLSNGKIKDVVFNWDRMLSFEGETGPYVQYTHVRAKSVLRKAGAEISQDVDYSKIADNDSADVIRMLQSFPETVVAAMEKNEPSFIARHIVDLAQSFNKFYHECPILSADEETKAARLLVVDSVASVLKTGLYLLGIEAPEKM from the coding sequence TTGATAGATTTTAAAAAAGCCATAGTTGAGATGATAAGCGAAAAAGTGGAAGGTGTGGAGCCTTCGGATATAGAGAGCAGCATAGAGGTGCCACCTAACTACGACCTGGGAGACTACGCACTGCCTTGCTTTAGGTTTGCAAAGGCTATGAGAAAGTCACCTAACATAATAGCCGAGGAGCTGGCCAAAGAGCTTGGGGAGTCTGACTACTTCGGGAAAGTCGAAAACGTGGGAGGCTATATCAATTTCTTTGTAAACAGAGAGCTTCTGGCTGAGACTGTACTGAAGGAAGTGCACGACAAAAAAGATAGTTTTGGAAAGAGCGAGATGGGCTCTGGAAAGAACATAGTCATAGACTATTCATCGCCTAATATAGCCAAGTCGTTCCACGTAGGACATCTAAGGTCTACAGTCATAGGAAACTCGCTCTACAGGATATACAAGCATTTGGGATACAACGCCATAGGAATAAACCACCTAGGGGACTGGGGAACTCAGTTTGGAAAGATGATCTGCGCCTACAAGAAGTGGGGAGACGACGAGGCCATAAAGAAAGAGCCTATAAAAGCGCTTCAGGCGCTGTACGTCAAGTTCCACGACGAGTGCGAAAAGACTCCGGAGCTTGAAGATGAGGGCAGAGCCTGGTTCAAGAAACTCGAAGACGGAGACGAGGAGGCCAAGCGAATCTGGAAGTGGTTTGTGGACATGAGCCTTGAGGAATTCGAGAGAATCTACAAGCTTCTAGACGTGAAGTTCGACTACTACACAGGCGAAAGCTTCTACGAAGACAAGATGGAAGCGGCCATAGAACTTATGAAGGAAAAGGGAGTCGCAAAGGAGAGCGAAGGTGCGCTTGTGGTGGATCTAGAGGAGTACAATATGCCGCCTTGCCTTATAGTCAAGAGCGACGGAACTACTATATATGCCACTAGAGACATAACGGCGGCGCTCTACAGAAAAGAGACTTTCGACTTTGAAAAGGCCATCTATATAACAGACTACGCCCAGAACCTCCACTTCCAGCAGTGGTTCAAGGTTATAGAGCTTATGGGATACGAATGGGCTGATAAGCTTATACACACACCTTTTGGAAGGGTCAGTACAGAGGAAGGCAAGCTCCAGACGAGAAAGGGAAATGTAATACTCCTAGACGAGCTGCTGAGCAAGTCCATAGAGAAGGTAAGAGAGCTTATAACAGAGAAGAACCCTGAGCTAGAGAACCAGGAGGAGACAGCTAGGCAGATAGGCATAGGGGCTGTGATATTCAACGATTTAAGCAACGGCAAGATAAAAGACGTGGTTTTCAACTGGGACAGGATGCTGAGCTTTGAAGGCGAGACAGGTCCTTACGTTCAGTACACACATGTAAGGGCCAAGAGCGTGCTTAGAAAGGCCGGCGCGGAGATAAGCCAGGATGTAGACTACTCTAAAATAGCCGACAACGACTCAGCAGACGTGATCAGGATGCTTCAAAGCTTCCCAGAGACAGTTGTAGCAGCCATGGAGAAGAACGAGCCTTCTTTCATAGCTAGGCATATAGTGGACCTTGCTCAGAGCTTCAACAAGTTCTACCATGAGTGCCCTATACTTTCGGCGGATGAAGAGACAAAGGCTGCAAGGCTTCTAGTGGTGGATTCAGTGGCGTCTGTACTCAAGACTGGACTGTATTTGCTTGGAATAGAGGCTCCAGAAAAAATGTAA
- a CDS encoding B12-binding domain-containing radical SAM protein has protein sequence MKVLLSTLNSKYIHTALSLRYLKAFAEKETDVEIEIAEYTINQNINHIIGEIYRKMPDVLAFSVYIWNVSEILSISEAIKMLLPDVKIVLGGPEVSFETESLIAENSAVDIVISGEGEISFAEVLVALRGEKPLSTVLGITYRDGDCAVVNPSRTELADLSEIPDVYSGDLEEYENKIIYYESSRGCPFNCKFCLSSTIKGVRFFDIERVKRDLKRFLDAKVKQVKFIDRTFNAKKAHAMEVLRYILENDNGYTNFHFEITAHLLDDEMMELLSTLPPGLVQFEIGVQSTNSETIDAINRTTDFERLSKSVAKLRSLQNIHLHLDLIAGLPHEDYRSFEKSFNDVYSLKPEKLQLGFLKLLKGSSLRAERELHGFKFIDRAPYEVLENRYMPYSDMLRIKDIEELVEVYGNEKDFEKTVSYMIENIYRSPFRFYEALSEYWRENGHYESPHSKVVQYKLLKEFAEKKHGSDIDMMTELLRFDFVRNTRSPNVPEFLGGKSGELSKEEKYLLLRDEEMRNRYFGDVDERDYNKLHKKLHFEKFKYSMDGEPLESVYMFDYSVSERELQKSRVLDIKDELERVMRCLG, from the coding sequence ATGAAGGTACTGCTTTCTACACTGAATTCAAAATATATACACACGGCGCTCTCACTGAGATACTTGAAGGCTTTCGCTGAAAAAGAGACAGACGTTGAAATAGAGATAGCCGAATACACCATAAACCAAAATATAAACCATATAATAGGGGAGATATACAGAAAGATGCCGGACGTGCTGGCGTTTTCGGTCTATATATGGAATGTCTCAGAGATACTCAGCATCTCGGAGGCCATAAAGATGCTGCTTCCAGATGTGAAAATAGTACTTGGGGGACCTGAAGTCTCTTTTGAGACGGAAAGTCTGATAGCCGAAAACAGCGCTGTAGACATAGTGATATCTGGGGAAGGCGAGATAAGCTTTGCTGAGGTCCTAGTCGCCTTGAGGGGCGAAAAGCCTTTGAGCACAGTCTTGGGAATAACTTACAGAGACGGGGACTGTGCAGTCGTAAATCCGTCTCGTACAGAGCTTGCAGATCTTTCAGAGATTCCAGACGTGTACAGCGGAGACCTAGAGGAATACGAGAACAAGATAATATACTACGAAAGTTCCAGGGGTTGCCCTTTCAACTGCAAGTTCTGTCTTTCGTCCACTATAAAAGGTGTCAGATTTTTCGACATAGAGAGAGTGAAACGAGATTTAAAGAGGTTTTTAGACGCCAAAGTCAAGCAGGTCAAGTTTATAGACAGGACTTTCAACGCCAAGAAAGCGCATGCTATGGAAGTGCTTAGGTATATACTGGAAAATGATAACGGGTATACGAACTTCCACTTTGAAATAACAGCACATCTCCTAGATGATGAGATGATGGAACTGCTGTCTACACTTCCGCCTGGACTTGTCCAGTTCGAGATAGGAGTTCAGTCTACAAACAGCGAGACGATAGATGCCATAAACAGGACTACAGACTTTGAGAGGCTTTCAAAGTCTGTAGCGAAGCTGAGGAGCTTGCAGAATATACATCTGCATCTCGACTTGATAGCGGGGCTTCCGCACGAGGACTATAGAAGCTTTGAAAAGTCTTTCAACGATGTCTACAGTCTTAAGCCAGAGAAACTTCAGCTCGGCTTTCTGAAGCTGCTAAAGGGTTCGAGCCTCAGGGCTGAAAGGGAGCTCCATGGATTCAAGTTTATAGACAGAGCTCCTTATGAAGTGCTGGAAAACAGATATATGCCTTACAGTGATATGCTCAGGATAAAGGACATAGAGGAGCTGGTGGAAGTCTACGGAAACGAGAAGGACTTTGAAAAGACGGTTTCCTATATGATTGAAAATATATACCGCTCGCCTTTTAGGTTTTACGAAGCGCTGTCTGAATACTGGAGAGAGAATGGGCACTATGAAAGCCCACACAGCAAAGTGGTGCAGTACAAGCTTTTGAAGGAGTTTGCCGAAAAAAAGCATGGAAGCGACATAGACATGATGACAGAGCTGCTTAGGTTTGACTTTGTAAGGAATACAAGGTCGCCTAATGTCCCGGAGTTTCTTGGAGGGAAGTCTGGCGAGCTGTCAAAAGAAGAGAAGTACCTGCTCTTAAGAGACGAGGAGATGAGGAACAGGTACTTTGGAGATGTAGATGAGCGAGACTACAATAAGCTCCATAAAAAGCTTCACTTTGAAAAGTTTAAATACAGCATGGATGGAGAACCATTGGAGTCTGTATATATGTTCGACTACAGTGTAAGCGAAAGAGAGCTTCAAAAATCGAGAGTTTTGGATATAAAAGATGAGCTGGAAAGGGTGATGAGATGTCTAGGATAG
- a CDS encoding DUF523 domain-containing protein translates to MYLISACLLGKKCKYNGESNYDSNTVEFSKRVDYVEACPEELGGLPTPRVPCEIVGSRVVSKDGTDCTEEFLLGAKNTLEIAKERGVTKAILKSKSPSCGIYEIYDGTFSGVLKIGRGITADILEQNGIDLYSERDMELLSKNFKSRSYI, encoded by the coding sequence ATGTATCTTATAAGCGCTTGCTTGCTAGGTAAAAAATGCAAGTACAACGGGGAGAGCAATTACGACTCCAACACAGTGGAGTTCAGCAAGCGTGTGGACTACGTGGAAGCATGCCCGGAGGAGCTGGGCGGATTGCCTACACCGAGAGTCCCATGCGAGATAGTGGGCTCCAGAGTGGTTTCAAAAGACGGAACAGACTGCACAGAGGAGTTCCTGTTGGGCGCCAAGAATACTCTGGAAATAGCCAAAGAGCGTGGCGTAACAAAGGCCATACTCAAGAGCAAAAGCCCTTCCTGCGGCATATACGAGATATATGATGGAACTTTCAGCGGAGTGCTGAAGATAGGGCGAGGCATTACGGCCGATATACTAGAGCAAAACGGGATAGACCTTTACAGCGAAAGGGACATGGAGCTTCTGAGCAAGAACTTCAAAAGTCGAAGCTACATTTAA
- a CDS encoding cell division protein ZapA, with product MADKKRVLVKINDQEFTVVSTEAEEYVVELARYVDENIGEILAKNTKLSRNMAYILAAFNIADNFYKEKEALEQFRSESKEPIENCEKYRAELLEINELYAKLKADTDGMKDELIHSKREVEKLSKKVAEYEQTVSIKSSEVESSESRIKELQDKLFKEQMEKEKLKKELKERQ from the coding sequence ATGGCCGACAAGAAAAGAGTTCTAGTTAAGATAAACGACCAGGAATTTACTGTGGTCAGTACAGAAGCTGAAGAATATGTGGTGGAATTAGCGAGATACGTAGATGAGAACATAGGTGAGATACTCGCCAAAAACACAAAGTTAAGCAGGAATATGGCGTACATACTTGCGGCGTTCAATATAGCTGACAATTTTTATAAAGAGAAGGAAGCGCTGGAGCAGTTTAGAAGTGAGTCCAAGGAGCCTATAGAGAACTGTGAAAAATACAGAGCCGAACTTTTGGAGATAAACGAACTGTACGCCAAGTTGAAAGCGGATACAGATGGAATGAAAGACGAGCTAATACACTCCAAAAGAGAGGTTGAGAAGCTATCTAAAAAAGTCGCAGAGTATGAGCAGACAGTGAGCATAAAGAGCAGTGAGGTTGAAAGCAGCGAGAGCAGAATAAAAGAGCTGCAGGACAAGCTGTTCAAAGAGCAGATGGAGAAGGAAAAGCTCAAGAAAGAGCTTAAGGAAAGGCAATAG
- a CDS encoding endonuclease MutS2 translates to MREKTLRVLEYYKIIEKLSQKAESSLGKDIIAKMAPQTELDSVEKLQRETDEAVKVLVKRGSPPMGGISDVSAELNLAEKGGVLSPRGLMRVGGTLRASRNIRNFLFKDGMEEVEIDYVKALVSELAIYRDLESEIENAIVGEEEISDSASPLLKNIRRQIKAKNDGIRSKLNSIVNSQHHRKYLQDAIITIREGRYVVPVKQEYRSEFKGIIHDQSSSGATLFIEPMEIVNLNNELKEQKLKEQAEIERILTELSASVGEVAFDLKSNLKILAQVDFVFAKGKLSLDMRGVRPLVNAEGFIELKEARHPLLSDKEVVPTNFHIGNGLSTVVITGPNTGGKTVTLKTVGLLTLMVQSGLQIPANHGSTVGIFKNVFADIGDEQSIEQSLSTFSSHMTNIVDMLDNLEYNSLVLFDELGAGTDPTEGAALAISILEHLRQRGIRTLATTHYSELKLYALSTEGVENASVEFDVETLRPTYRLLIGVPGKSNAFEISRRLGLGDYIIDKAKELISKEDIEFEDILSNLEHDRREAEKAKEESTKQREEVEKLKRELAEQKQKLESSRDAILIEAKREAKRILSNAKSQSDTALKDIREVWDEIEQEKRNKLENAKEKLKSGLNKIDSGITEKIISKVSAKPLKEVKVGEEVRVLSFNQDGTVLSGVDSDGNVQVQIGVMKITVPLNTIERSSKKTKTETSNYAKSMIKNKSRDLKPEIDIRGQNIEEASIEVDKYLDDAYMSGLKEVTIIHGKGTGALRTGIEKMLKKHRHVRSQRMGAYGEGGMGVTVVELK, encoded by the coding sequence ATGAGAGAAAAGACGCTTAGAGTACTTGAGTACTACAAGATAATAGAGAAGCTGTCCCAGAAGGCGGAGTCTTCACTGGGAAAAGATATAATAGCCAAGATGGCGCCACAAACTGAACTGGATTCGGTGGAGAAGCTTCAAAGGGAGACGGACGAAGCAGTAAAAGTGCTTGTAAAGAGAGGATCGCCTCCTATGGGCGGGATAAGCGATGTAAGCGCAGAGCTAAACCTTGCAGAAAAAGGAGGGGTGCTTTCTCCAAGAGGACTTATGAGAGTCGGCGGAACACTCAGAGCCTCTAGAAATATAAGAAACTTTCTCTTCAAAGACGGCATGGAGGAAGTGGAGATAGACTACGTGAAGGCGCTTGTATCCGAGCTTGCCATATACAGAGACTTGGAGTCGGAGATAGAGAACGCCATAGTGGGAGAAGAGGAGATATCGGACAGCGCAAGCCCTCTTCTGAAGAATATAAGAAGGCAGATAAAGGCCAAGAACGACGGGATCAGGTCAAAGCTGAACTCTATAGTCAACTCGCAACACCACAGAAAATACCTTCAAGATGCGATCATAACAATAAGAGAGGGCAGGTATGTTGTGCCTGTAAAGCAGGAGTACAGGTCCGAGTTCAAGGGGATAATCCACGACCAGTCTTCAAGCGGGGCTACGCTATTTATAGAGCCTATGGAGATAGTGAATTTGAACAACGAGCTGAAAGAGCAAAAGCTGAAAGAGCAGGCCGAGATAGAGAGGATACTCACCGAGCTCTCTGCAAGTGTCGGAGAGGTAGCGTTCGACCTCAAGTCCAACCTCAAGATACTGGCCCAGGTAGACTTCGTGTTCGCAAAGGGAAAGCTCTCGCTTGACATGAGAGGTGTAAGGCCTCTTGTCAACGCGGAAGGTTTTATAGAACTGAAGGAGGCGAGGCATCCGCTTCTGAGCGACAAAGAGGTCGTGCCTACCAACTTCCACATAGGGAACGGACTAAGCACGGTTGTCATAACCGGTCCTAACACCGGTGGAAAGACGGTCACGCTTAAGACTGTAGGGCTTCTGACGCTGATGGTGCAGTCGGGGCTTCAGATACCTGCAAACCACGGAAGCACCGTGGGTATATTCAAGAACGTGTTTGCAGACATAGGAGACGAGCAGAGTATAGAGCAGAGCCTCAGTACTTTCTCCTCACATATGACCAATATAGTCGATATGCTGGACAATCTAGAGTACAACTCGCTTGTGCTATTTGACGAGCTGGGAGCCGGAACGGACCCGACAGAGGGGGCCGCTCTTGCCATATCGATACTTGAGCACCTCCGCCAAAGAGGGATAAGGACGCTGGCGACTACACACTACAGCGAGCTAAAACTCTACGCTCTCTCGACTGAAGGTGTGGAAAACGCCTCGGTCGAATTCGACGTGGAGACTCTTAGGCCTACTTACAGGCTGCTTATAGGGGTTCCTGGAAAGTCAAATGCCTTCGAGATATCCAGAAGGCTTGGACTTGGAGACTATATAATAGACAAGGCCAAGGAGCTTATATCCAAAGAGGACATAGAGTTTGAGGATATACTCTCGAATCTGGAGCATGACAGAAGGGAAGCTGAAAAAGCCAAAGAAGAGAGTACGAAGCAGAGAGAAGAAGTGGAGAAGCTGAAGAGAGAGCTCGCTGAGCAGAAGCAAAAACTGGAGAGCTCTAGGGATGCGATTCTAATAGAGGCCAAGAGAGAGGCCAAGAGGATACTTTCAAATGCGAAGTCTCAGTCAGACACCGCCTTAAAGGATATAAGAGAAGTCTGGGATGAGATAGAGCAGGAGAAGAGAAACAAGCTTGAAAACGCCAAAGAGAAGCTGAAATCTGGGCTGAACAAGATAGACTCAGGTATAACAGAGAAGATAATCTCCAAAGTCTCCGCCAAGCCGCTTAAAGAGGTGAAGGTCGGAGAGGAAGTCAGAGTGCTTTCGTTCAATCAGGACGGGACTGTCCTGTCGGGAGTTGACAGCGATGGAAACGTGCAGGTTCAAATCGGGGTTATGAAGATAACTGTGCCCCTAAACACGATAGAGAGATCTAGTAAAAAGACTAAGACAGAGACGAGCAACTACGCCAAGAGCATGATAAAGAACAAGTCTAGGGATCTCAAGCCTGAGATAGACATAAGAGGGCAGAACATAGAAGAGGCCAGCATAGAGGTGGACAAGTATCTAGACGACGCATATATGTCTGGACTCAAGGAAGTGACCATAATACACGGAAAAGGCACAGGTGCCCTTAGAACCGGAATAGAGAAGATGCTCAAGAAGCACAGGCATGTGAGAAGCCAGAGGATGGGAGCTTATGGAGAAGGCGGAATGGGAGTCACTGTAGTTGAACTTAAATAG